In Dysgonomonadaceae bacterium zrk40, one genomic interval encodes:
- a CDS encoding 4-hydroxy-3-methylbut-2-enyl diphosphate reductase codes for MNKIEIDRQSGCCFGVAKAITRAEEELKKDGFLYCLGDIVHNSIEVERLEKMGMITIDHEQLKELKNVKVLLRAHGEPPSTYEIAKQNNIELIDASCPVVLGLQKKIRKKYELGVDNGIQIVIYGKRGHAEVKGLMGQTRESAIIIESKEEIDKLDFSRDISLFSQTTKPLEGFYEIGKLIKARMEEGASFFFNDSICRQVSNRVPNIREFASSHDLIIFIAGEKSSNGKVLFDECKSRNPNSYLIHTPEEVDPEWLREEISIGICGATSTPQWQMEAVADIVKKLMPQSEPERAAF; via the coding sequence ATGAACAAAATTGAGATAGACCGACAGTCAGGATGCTGCTTTGGAGTTGCCAAAGCGATCACCCGGGCTGAAGAGGAATTGAAAAAAGATGGGTTTCTTTACTGCCTGGGCGATATCGTCCACAACAGTATCGAAGTGGAACGACTGGAAAAGATGGGGATGATCACCATCGATCACGAACAATTGAAGGAACTAAAAAATGTCAAGGTGCTGCTACGCGCACATGGAGAACCCCCCAGCACCTATGAGATAGCGAAACAGAACAACATTGAGTTGATCGATGCCTCCTGCCCGGTGGTATTGGGACTGCAGAAGAAGATCAGGAAAAAATATGAACTTGGAGTTGACAACGGGATTCAAATAGTGATCTACGGGAAGAGAGGACACGCCGAGGTGAAAGGGTTGATGGGTCAGACCCGCGAGTCAGCCATCATTATTGAGAGCAAGGAGGAGATTGATAAACTCGATTTCTCACGCGACATCAGCCTCTTCTCACAAACCACGAAGCCGCTGGAGGGTTTTTATGAAATCGGTAAATTGATCAAAGCAAGGATGGAGGAGGGAGCATCCTTCTTTTTCAACGACTCCATCTGCCGACAGGTATCTAACCGGGTACCCAATATCCGGGAGTTTGCGTCGAGTCACGACCTGATTATCTTCATTGCCGGTGAAAAAAGTTCAAACGGAAAGGTGCTGTTTGATGAATGCAAGAGCAGGAACCCTAACTCCTACCTCATTCACACTCCCGAAGAGGTGGACCCGGAGTGGCTCCGGGAAGAGATTAGCATCGGCATCTGTGGTGCTACCTCCACTCCACAATGGCAGATGGAAGCGGTTGCCGATATTGTCAAAAAACTGATGCCACAATCAGAACCTGAAAGAGCTGCTTTTTGA
- a CDS encoding (d)CMP kinase, translating into MDNKKINIAVDGFSSCGKSTIAKGLARELGYTYIDSGAMYRAVALHALRNGWITEEDMNQEQLEKHISGMVITFYKNSQGEQETYLNGENVEQEIRTLEAANGASRISTLPFVRRELVRQQQLMGKEKGVVMDGRDIGTVVFPDAELKLYLTASPEVRARRRFDEMKGKGENPVFAEVLANVKERDQRDTTRAESPLRKADDALELDNSHIGIDEQLRWALDMYHKITANNEQN; encoded by the coding sequence ATGGACAACAAAAAGATCAACATTGCCGTCGATGGTTTCTCCTCGTGTGGCAAGAGCACCATTGCCAAAGGTCTGGCAAGAGAGTTGGGATACACCTACATCGACAGCGGCGCCATGTACCGTGCCGTTGCCCTCCATGCGCTCCGCAACGGCTGGATCACAGAAGAGGATATGAATCAGGAGCAGTTGGAAAAACATATCTCCGGCATGGTGATTACATTCTACAAGAACTCACAGGGAGAGCAGGAGACCTACCTCAATGGTGAGAACGTGGAGCAGGAGATTCGCACCCTGGAGGCGGCCAACGGCGCCAGCCGTATCAGCACCCTCCCTTTCGTACGGCGCGAACTGGTACGACAGCAACAACTGATGGGCAAAGAAAAGGGTGTGGTAATGGATGGCCGCGACATTGGCACGGTAGTCTTTCCGGATGCAGAGCTAAAACTCTATCTTACCGCCTCACCCGAGGTACGAGCCCGGCGTCGTTTTGACGAGATGAAGGGGAAGGGAGAAAATCCCGTTTTTGCCGAAGTACTTGCCAACGTGAAAGAGCGGGACCAGCGGGACACCACCCGCGCGGAGAGCCCTCTGCGCAAGGCAGACGATGCCCTGGAACTGGATAACTCTCATATCGGCATTGATGAGCAGTTGCGGTGGGCACTGGATATGTATCACAAAATCACAGCGAACAATGAACAAAATTGA
- the pruA gene encoding L-glutamate gamma-semialdehyde dehydrogenase, whose translation MPKGIYHLPDVKNEPVKSYAPGSPERTALKSKLDELNRGVLDLPMIIGGNEIRTGNLHDIRPPHNHRQLLGHYHQGDKSHVQMAIEAALKAKPAWEAMHWESRAAIFLKAAELIAGPYRSEFNAVTMIGQSKNAYQSEIDAVCELVDFYRYNVKNMVEIYGMQPNSSPGIWNRMVWRPLEGFIFALTPFNFTSIAGNLGGAPALMGNTVVWKPSKTAVWSAHLIMKVLQEAGLPDGVINLVYAGGREAAEVVFNHRDFAGLHFTGSTAVFNGMWGTIAGNIGHYKSYPRIVGETGGKDYILAEKSANAKQVATAITRGAFEYQGQKCSAASRAYIPTNMWEEVRHYVTDDLARIKTGVVDDFSNFVNAVIDEESFDKLAAVIDDAKASPDAEIVCGGTYDKTEGYFIQPTVILAKKADYITMREELFGPILTVYLYEPDKLEETMNILDTTTDYALTGAIFSADRARIEKMTTRLMHTAGNFYINDKPTGAVVDQQPFGGGRGSGTNDKAGSVFNMLRWVSPQCIKETFVPATDYLYPNFLEE comes from the coding sequence ATGCCAAAAGGAATTTATCATCTTCCCGACGTGAAAAACGAGCCGGTGAAAAGTTATGCACCCGGATCACCGGAAAGAACAGCGCTGAAAAGCAAACTCGATGAACTCAACCGTGGCGTGCTCGACCTGCCAATGATCATCGGTGGCAATGAAATACGTACCGGCAACCTCCATGACATACGCCCTCCTCACAATCACCGGCAACTACTGGGACACTACCACCAGGGAGACAAGAGTCATGTGCAGATGGCCATCGAAGCAGCTCTGAAAGCCAAGCCGGCCTGGGAGGCAATGCATTGGGAGAGCCGAGCAGCCATCTTCCTCAAGGCTGCCGAGCTGATTGCAGGTCCCTACCGCAGTGAATTCAATGCCGTGACCATGATAGGACAGTCGAAAAATGCCTATCAGTCGGAGATCGATGCGGTTTGTGAACTGGTGGACTTCTACCGATACAATGTAAAGAACATGGTTGAAATCTACGGGATGCAACCCAACTCATCACCCGGCATCTGGAACAGGATGGTATGGCGGCCACTTGAAGGATTCATCTTCGCACTTACCCCGTTCAACTTCACCTCAATAGCAGGCAACCTGGGAGGAGCTCCCGCGCTGATGGGCAATACGGTAGTATGGAAACCATCGAAGACTGCTGTCTGGTCGGCGCACCTCATCATGAAGGTCCTACAGGAGGCGGGACTCCCTGACGGGGTGATCAACCTGGTCTACGCCGGCGGCAGGGAAGCAGCCGAAGTGGTGTTCAATCACCGCGACTTTGCAGGTCTCCACTTCACCGGCTCGACAGCTGTTTTCAACGGTATGTGGGGGACCATCGCCGGCAACATCGGACATTACAAATCCTACCCGCGCATCGTGGGTGAAACTGGTGGCAAGGATTATATACTGGCCGAGAAGAGCGCCAACGCGAAGCAGGTGGCCACCGCCATCACCCGTGGGGCTTTTGAGTACCAGGGACAGAAATGCTCAGCCGCTTCACGCGCCTATATACCCACCAACATGTGGGAGGAGGTAAGGCATTATGTCACTGATGACCTCGCCAGAATCAAGACGGGTGTGGTGGACGATTTCAGCAACTTTGTGAACGCCGTGATCGACGAAGAGTCGTTCGACAAGCTGGCAGCCGTAATCGATGATGCCAAAGCATCCCCTGATGCGGAGATCGTCTGTGGCGGCACATACGACAAAACGGAAGGCTACTTTATCCAGCCCACCGTAATCCTGGCGAAAAAGGCGGACTACATTACCATGCGAGAAGAACTGTTTGGCCCCATACTCACTGTCTATCTTTATGAACCTGACAAACTGGAGGAAACGATGAACATCCTCGACACCACCACCGACTATGCACTCACCGGTGCCATCTTCTCAGCCGACAGGGCTCGCATTGAAAAGATGACCACCCGGTTGATGCACACCGCCGGCAACTTCTACATCAACGACAAACCAACCGGTGCGGTGGTTGATCAGCAGCCCTTCGGCGGTGGCCGCGGCTCAGGGACCAACGACAAGGCAGGTTCAGTGTTCAACATGCTACGCTGGGTGTCACCACAATGCATCAAGGAGACCTTTGTACCTGCTACCGACTATCTCTATCCCAACTTCCTGGAAGAGTAA
- a CDS encoding proline dehydrogenase family protein, translating to MQSGKTNHLDFSNCETAFRDQSNNSLWQAYQLFRVMNNKQLVCLGKNLVNISLALHLPVKGVIRNTIYRHFVGGESIDDCSRTIQRLSERNVQSILDYALEGEESEEVFDATCREVIRTVEYAHQNKSVPFSAFKITGLGCFDLLEKVSARLPLTNEERDAYRRVEERVESIFRRGYELNVPVLIDAEESWIQPVLDEMVMRLMAKYNSERAIVQNTYQMYRHDSIDRIRKHHLMALEGGFRFGLKIVRGAYMEKERARALEKGYPSPIQPDKDATDRDFDAIIRYFMEHHATIEFMVATHNEASSMLLASLIDSVGLPRNQQGIYFSQLYGMSDHITFNLAEMGFNVAKYVPYGEVKTMMPYLFRRAEENSSVKGQTSRELKMIREEIRRRKQAD from the coding sequence ATGCAATCAGGAAAAACCAATCATCTCGATTTCAGCAACTGTGAAACCGCATTCCGTGACCAATCCAACAACAGCCTGTGGCAAGCGTATCAACTTTTTAGGGTGATGAACAATAAACAGCTGGTTTGCCTGGGAAAGAATCTGGTCAACATTTCGCTTGCCCTCCACCTGCCTGTGAAGGGTGTCATTCGCAATACAATCTATCGTCATTTTGTTGGGGGGGAGTCGATTGATGACTGCAGCCGTACGATACAGCGATTGAGTGAACGAAACGTACAATCGATCCTTGATTATGCTTTGGAGGGAGAGGAATCAGAGGAGGTGTTTGATGCCACCTGCAGGGAGGTGATTCGAACCGTTGAATATGCCCACCAAAACAAAAGTGTTCCTTTTAGTGCATTTAAAATTACCGGTCTTGGATGTTTCGACCTGCTTGAGAAGGTGAGTGCCCGGTTGCCGCTCACGAATGAGGAGAGGGATGCCTACAGAAGAGTGGAGGAAAGGGTGGAGTCTATCTTTCGACGGGGTTATGAACTGAATGTTCCTGTGTTGATCGATGCAGAGGAGAGCTGGATCCAACCCGTGCTTGATGAGATGGTGATGCGGTTGATGGCAAAGTACAACAGTGAGAGGGCAATCGTTCAGAACACCTACCAGATGTACCGTCACGACAGCATCGATCGGATCAGGAAGCATCATTTGATGGCACTCGAGGGAGGATTCCGCTTCGGGTTGAAGATCGTCCGGGGGGCATACATGGAGAAGGAACGGGCACGTGCTCTTGAGAAAGGATACCCCTCTCCAATCCAGCCGGATAAGGATGCCACCGACAGGGACTTTGATGCCATCATCCGCTATTTCATGGAACATCACGCTACCATCGAATTTATGGTGGCTACACACAACGAGGCCAGCTCAATGTTGCTTGCTTCGCTGATCGACTCCGTAGGCCTGCCTCGCAATCAGCAAGGCATTTACTTCTCACAGCTCTACGGAATGAGTGACCACATCACCTTTAACCTGGCGGAGATGGGTTTCAACGTGGCTAAATATGTCCCGTACGGCGAGGTGAAGACGATGATGCCCTACCTCTTCCGACGAGCCGAAGAGAATTCATCGGTGAAGGGACAGACCAGTCGCGAGTTGAAGATGATCCGGGAAGAGATCCGGAGGAGAAAGCAGGCCGATTAG
- a CDS encoding 2-oxoacid:ferredoxin oxidoreductase subunit beta, protein MEATEIKYQKYLAKDYKSENAVRWCPGCGDYAILTCLHKALAELNVDPHNTAVISGIGCSSRLPYYMNTYGFHSIHGRAAAIATGVKVANPALSVWVATGDGDSLAIGGNHFIHAVRRNVDINILLFNNKIYGLTKGQYSPTSSRGFVSKSSPYGTVEDPFHPAELCFGARGTFFARAIDVDMKTQVDVMVEAARHKGTSVVEVLQNCVIFNDGIHNKISDRNWKADNTITLRHGEKMLFGKENDKGLVLEGWNLKAVTIGEEGYTLEDVLVHDATSKDNTLQMKLALMDTTNELPVALGVIRSVEAPTYEKDYEQQIEEVQQKNPKRSFTDFLLSSSNVWEVK, encoded by the coding sequence ATGGAAGCAACAGAAATAAAATATCAGAAATATCTCGCAAAGGATTACAAGAGCGAAAATGCGGTGCGCTGGTGTCCCGGTTGCGGCGACTACGCCATCCTGACTTGCCTACACAAAGCACTGGCAGAACTGAACGTAGATCCTCACAACACTGCTGTCATTTCAGGTATCGGATGTTCCTCGCGATTGCCCTACTACATGAACACCTACGGGTTTCACAGCATCCACGGCCGTGCCGCTGCCATCGCCACCGGTGTGAAGGTAGCGAATCCCGCCCTGAGCGTGTGGGTAGCTACCGGTGACGGAGATTCACTCGCCATCGGGGGCAATCATTTCATCCATGCTGTCCGCCGCAACGTTGACATCAACATCCTGTTGTTCAACAACAAAATTTACGGACTCACCAAGGGACAGTACTCCCCCACCTCCTCACGTGGGTTCGTTTCAAAGTCATCCCCCTATGGTACGGTGGAAGATCCCTTTCACCCGGCAGAGCTTTGCTTCGGTGCCAGGGGAACCTTCTTCGCCCGTGCCATCGACGTAGACATGAAGACCCAGGTGGATGTGATGGTAGAAGCCGCCCGTCACAAAGGAACCTCCGTTGTGGAGGTGCTGCAGAACTGTGTCATCTTCAACGACGGCATCCACAACAAGATTAGTGATCGCAACTGGAAAGCAGACAACACCATCACCCTGCGTCACGGTGAGAAGATGCTCTTCGGCAAGGAGAATGATAAGGGATTGGTACTCGAGGGGTGGAACCTGAAAGCAGTTACCATCGGCGAGGAAGGCTATACACTGGAGGATGTACTGGTACACGACGCTACTTCGAAGGACAATACCCTGCAGATGAAACTGGCGCTGATGGACACTACCAACGAGCTGCCCGTGGCACTCGGGGTGATCCGCAGTGTTGAGGCACCCACCTATGAGAAGGACTACGAACAACAGATAGAGGAGGTACAGCAGAAAAACCCGAAAAGATCCTTCACCGATTTCCTGTTATCTTCTTCCAACGTTTGGGAGGTGAAATGA
- a CDS encoding 2-oxoacid:acceptor oxidoreductase subunit alpha produces the protein MPTNAVVTDIKQVTIRFSGDSGDGMQLSGTLFSTLSAIFGNEIATFPDFPAEIRAPQGSLHGVSGFQVRIGAKDVYNSGDKTDVLVAMNPAALKVNAPYLKKGSIVLFDTDSFQKKDMDKALFKTQDPFEELNLQDIQPIGVAITSMTKSSLEDSGLENKEMLRCKNMFALGIVCWLFNRPLEIADKLLEQKFAKRPKIVVANIKALTDGYNYGNNIHLTASTYRIEPIEATKGFYTDVNGNTATAYGLIAAAEKAGLQLFLGSYPITPATDILQELAKRKDFGVKALQMEDEIAGITSSIGAAFAGSLAATSTSGPGLALKSEALGLAVMTELPLVVIDVQRSGPSTGMPTKSEQTDLNQALYGRNGESPLVVMAAASPIDCFESAYAASKIALEHMTPVILLTDGYIANGSSAWKIPDMKEYPDINPHFVQTHFNGDAGEWKPFMRDEDTLVRYWGVPGTPSYMHRIGGLEKDLLTGVISSNPENHQRMVNIRKQKIDNIANFIPEQEVLGDPDADTLIVGWGGTHGHLLETMLRLRDNGKKVAYAHFRYISPLPANSHELLKRYKKIIVAEQNNGQFANYLNGQFADLNNICKYNKVEGQPFKVSDMVEAFTQMMEGK, from the coding sequence ATGCCAACGAATGCGGTCGTAACCGACATTAAACAAGTAACCATCCGTTTTTCCGGTGACTCCGGCGACGGGATGCAGCTCTCGGGCACCCTTTTCTCCACCCTTTCAGCAATCTTCGGCAACGAGATAGCGACCTTCCCCGATTTCCCGGCTGAGATCCGGGCACCACAGGGATCGCTGCATGGTGTATCCGGTTTTCAGGTACGCATCGGTGCGAAAGATGTTTATAACTCTGGTGACAAAACTGATGTGCTGGTGGCGATGAACCCGGCAGCGCTGAAAGTCAATGCTCCTTATTTGAAAAAGGGTTCAATCGTATTGTTCGACACCGACTCCTTTCAGAAGAAAGATATGGACAAGGCACTCTTCAAGACGCAGGATCCCTTTGAAGAACTAAACCTGCAGGATATACAACCAATAGGGGTAGCCATCACCTCGATGACCAAATCATCCCTGGAAGACTCGGGACTGGAAAACAAGGAGATGCTGCGCTGCAAGAACATGTTCGCCCTGGGCATCGTCTGCTGGCTCTTCAACCGACCACTGGAGATCGCCGACAAATTACTGGAACAAAAGTTTGCCAAACGGCCGAAGATCGTCGTTGCCAACATCAAAGCACTGACCGACGGCTACAACTACGGCAACAACATACACCTTACCGCCTCGACTTACCGGATCGAACCAATCGAAGCCACAAAAGGCTTCTATACTGACGTGAACGGAAACACCGCCACTGCCTACGGATTGATTGCGGCCGCTGAGAAGGCAGGGTTACAGCTCTTCCTGGGCTCCTACCCCATCACACCGGCGACCGACATCCTGCAGGAGTTGGCCAAGAGGAAGGACTTCGGCGTGAAAGCCCTGCAGATGGAAGATGAAATTGCAGGGATCACCTCCTCCATTGGTGCTGCATTTGCCGGTAGCCTTGCGGCCACCTCCACATCAGGACCGGGGTTGGCATTGAAAAGTGAGGCACTGGGACTGGCGGTGATGACCGAGCTACCCCTTGTGGTGATCGACGTGCAGCGTAGTGGTCCCTCCACGGGGATGCCCACCAAGAGTGAGCAGACAGACCTGAACCAGGCTCTCTACGGCCGCAACGGTGAGAGTCCCCTGGTAGTGATGGCCGCAGCCTCCCCTATTGACTGCTTCGAAAGCGCTTACGCTGCCAGCAAGATTGCACTGGAGCACATGACACCGGTGATACTGCTCACTGACGGCTACATCGCAAACGGATCTTCTGCCTGGAAGATACCCGATATGAAAGAGTATCCGGACATCAACCCTCACTTTGTTCAAACCCACTTCAATGGGGATGCCGGTGAATGGAAACCATTTATGCGTGACGAAGACACACTGGTAAGATATTGGGGGGTACCCGGAACACCCAGCTATATGCACCGCATCGGCGGTTTAGAGAAGGATCTGCTCACCGGAGTTATCTCTTCCAATCCGGAGAACCACCAGCGAATGGTCAACATCCGTAAACAGAAGATCGACAACATAGCCAACTTCATACCCGAGCAGGAGGTGCTGGGTGACCCCGATGCAGATACACTGATTGTCGGATGGGGCGGCACCCATGGTCACCTCCTGGAGACCATGTTGCGGTTGCGCGACAACGGTAAAAAGGTGGCATATGCCCATTTCCGGTACATCTCCCCCCTCCCTGCCAACAGCCACGAACTGTTAAAACGCTACAAGAAAATCATTGTGGCTGAACAGAATAACGGCCAGTTCGCCAACTACCTCAACGGTCAGTTCGCCGATCTGAATAACATTTGCAAGTACAACAAAGTGGAGGGTCAACCCTTCAAGGTGAGTGATATGGTTGAAGCATTTACCCAAATGATGGAAGGAAAATAA
- the murA gene encoding UDP-N-acetylglucosamine 1-carboxyvinyltransferase — translation MASFIIEGGHSLSGTITPQGAKNEALQVICATLLTSEEVIIENIPDILDVNNLIRLLQEMGVNVERLNESAYAFRADRIDLAYIQSDDFMRKSASLRGSIMIIGPLLARFGEAVVPQPGGDKIGRRRLDTHFNGIMKLGAHMIYNEQKKLFTLTASKLNGSYILLDEASVTGTANLLMAAVLAEGETIIYNAACEPYVEQLSRMLVRMGARIEGIGSNRLTVKGVSQLSGCRHRLLPDMIEIGSFIGMAAMTASEITIKDTSVANLGIIPDSFRRLGITIEQQEDDLFIPRQESYTIESFIDGSILTIADAPWPGLTPDLLSVMLVVATKAKGSVLIHQKMFESRLFFVDKLIDMGAQIILCDPHRAVVIGLDNLFYLKGTTMTSPDIRAGISLLIAAMSAKGKSTIHNIDQIDRGYQQIDRRLNALGAQIERLS, via the coding sequence ATGGCATCATTTATCATTGAAGGCGGACACAGTTTAAGCGGAACCATCACCCCGCAAGGAGCCAAGAATGAGGCGTTACAAGTGATCTGCGCAACACTGCTCACAAGTGAAGAGGTCATAATTGAAAATATTCCCGACATCCTGGATGTCAACAACCTGATACGGTTGCTGCAGGAGATGGGTGTAAATGTAGAAAGGCTCAACGAGAGCGCCTACGCTTTCCGCGCCGATCGGATCGATCTCGCCTACATCCAGTCTGATGACTTCATGCGAAAGAGTGCTTCTCTTCGCGGGTCCATCATGATCATCGGTCCCCTGCTCGCCCGATTTGGAGAGGCGGTAGTCCCCCAACCGGGTGGTGACAAGATCGGACGCCGTAGGCTCGACACCCATTTCAATGGTATCATGAAACTGGGAGCTCACATGATCTACAACGAGCAAAAAAAACTCTTCACCCTCACCGCATCAAAACTAAACGGCTCCTATATCCTGCTCGATGAGGCATCGGTGACCGGCACCGCCAACCTACTGATGGCAGCTGTACTGGCAGAGGGGGAGACCATCATCTATAACGCGGCCTGTGAGCCATACGTGGAGCAACTGAGCCGTATGCTGGTGCGCATGGGCGCACGCATTGAGGGTATCGGTTCCAACAGGTTGACGGTAAAGGGTGTCTCACAACTGTCAGGTTGCCGCCACCGTCTTCTGCCGGACATGATTGAGATTGGCAGCTTCATCGGCATGGCAGCCATGACCGCCTCTGAGATCACCATCAAGGACACCTCTGTAGCCAACCTGGGAATCATTCCGGATAGTTTCCGCCGACTCGGCATCACCATTGAACAACAGGAAGATGATCTTTTCATCCCCCGTCAGGAAAGTTATACCATTGAGTCATTCATCGACGGGTCCATCCTCACTATCGCAGATGCCCCCTGGCCGGGATTAACCCCTGACCTGCTGAGTGTGATGCTGGTGGTGGCTACCAAGGCCAAAGGGAGCGTGCTGATCCATCAAAAGATGTTCGAGAGCCGTCTCTTTTTCGTCGACAAGCTGATCGACATGGGTGCGCAGATCATCCTCTGCGACCCTCATCGGGCAGTGGTGATTGGCCTGGACAACCTTTTTTACCTGAAAGGGACGACCATGACCTCGCCCGACATCCGTGCCGGTATCTCCCTGCTGATTGCAGCAATGAGTGCAAAAGGGAAAAGCACCATTCACAACATCGACCAGATTGACAGAGGTTATCAGCAGATAGACCGCCGATTGAATGCATTGGGAGCTCAGATTGAACGATTATCCTGA
- the murB gene encoding UDP-N-acetylmuramate dehydrogenase codes for MNIKQNIQLQPYNSFKTKAVARLFAEPESSEELSVIFNRFPLEKKLVLGAGYNLFFTQDFDGLIIRPAIKGIHLVHEDEEKVELEAGAAEDWDKLVEWAVAREYAGLENLSLIPGSVGASPVQNIGAYGREVSECITLVNTVDLQTGKMKSFTPEQCNFSYRDSLFKQTQHYLITSVRFRLEKSYSYRERYADLSRELDGITNPTLTQVREAIIRIRTRKLPDPEILPNAGSFFKNPLLTIQEKDALLQLLPDMPLYTFGDNQYKTSAAFLIEKAGFKGMRKGLVGVYEKHALIIVNYGTDNGKEIAAFIKELQQEVFRQYGVMLVPEVWIF; via the coding sequence ATGAATATTAAGCAAAACATACAGTTACAGCCCTACAACTCTTTCAAGACAAAAGCGGTTGCCAGACTTTTCGCTGAACCGGAGAGTTCAGAAGAGCTGTCTGTGATATTTAACCGCTTTCCTCTGGAAAAAAAGCTGGTCCTGGGTGCCGGATACAACCTCTTCTTCACCCAAGATTTCGATGGTTTGATCATCAGACCTGCCATAAAAGGCATTCACCTTGTTCATGAGGATGAAGAGAAGGTGGAGCTGGAGGCAGGTGCTGCGGAAGATTGGGATAAACTGGTTGAGTGGGCTGTTGCAAGAGAGTATGCAGGTCTTGAGAACTTGTCGTTAATCCCCGGCTCCGTTGGGGCAAGTCCTGTACAGAATATAGGAGCGTACGGCAGGGAGGTAAGTGAGTGCATCACACTGGTCAACACGGTGGATCTGCAGACAGGCAAAATGAAATCTTTCACCCCGGAACAGTGCAACTTCTCTTACCGTGACAGTCTCTTCAAACAGACGCAACACTACCTAATCACCTCCGTACGCTTTCGTCTGGAAAAGAGTTATTCCTACCGCGAGAGATATGCCGACCTGAGCCGTGAGCTTGATGGTATTACAAACCCTACCCTCACTCAGGTACGGGAAGCAATCATCCGTATCCGCACCCGTAAACTGCCTGACCCTGAGATATTGCCCAATGCCGGTAGTTTCTTTAAAAACCCACTGTTGACGATACAGGAAAAGGATGCCCTGTTACAATTACTGCCCGACATGCCACTCTATACGTTCGGCGACAACCAATACAAGACATCGGCAGCTTTTCTCATAGAAAAAGCAGGTTTTAAGGGGATGCGAAAAGGGCTTGTGGGAGTCTATGAAAAGCATGCCTTGATCATTGTCAACTATGGGACCGACAACGGCAAAGAGATAGCAGCTTTCATAAAAGAGCTACAACAGGAGGTATTCCGGCAGTATGGAGTGATGCTGGTGCCTGAAGTATGGATTTTTTAA
- a CDS encoding SAM-dependent methyltransferase yields MDKPSLFLIPVMLGDTPVDQVIPSYNMTVISHLKHFIVENVRSARRFLKACNPDIEIDALTFYELNKHTDKDSISDYLIPLKKGESVGVISEAGCPAVADPGADVVAIAQQKGYKVVPLVGPSSILMAVMASGFNGQSFAFHGYLPIDQNDRARRIKQLEARSYSEDQTQLFIETPYRNHKMAADILQHCNPATKLCIAMNISCKDEYIVTRSVKEWKGKLPEMHKKPCVFLIYKGS; encoded by the coding sequence ATGGACAAACCCTCACTTTTTTTGATACCGGTGATGCTGGGTGATACCCCAGTTGATCAAGTAATCCCATCCTACAACATGACGGTGATATCTCATCTGAAACATTTCATCGTGGAGAATGTGCGTTCGGCACGTCGCTTTTTGAAAGCGTGCAACCCTGACATAGAGATTGACGCTCTTACCTTTTATGAACTGAACAAGCACACTGACAAAGACAGCATCTCAGACTACCTGATACCCTTGAAAAAAGGTGAAAGTGTTGGCGTGATCTCCGAGGCGGGATGCCCCGCCGTGGCGGATCCAGGAGCTGATGTGGTGGCTATTGCCCAGCAAAAAGGATATAAGGTTGTTCCGTTGGTAGGCCCCTCCTCCATTCTGATGGCGGTGATGGCATCCGGCTTCAACGGTCAGAGCTTTGCTTTTCACGGCTATCTGCCCATCGATCAAAATGATAGAGCCCGAAGGATCAAGCAACTGGAAGCACGCTCCTACAGTGAAGATCAGACACAGCTATTCATTGAGACCCCCTACAGGAACCATAAAATGGCTGCAGACATTCTACAGCACTGTAATCCGGCAACGAAACTCTGTATTGCAATGAATATTTCGTGTAAAGATGAATACATTGTCACACGAAGTGTGAAAGAATGGAAAGGTAAACTACCTGAGATGCATAAAAAGCCCTGTGTCTTTCTGATTTATAAAGGATCATGA